In a single window of the Treponema primitia ZAS-1 genome:
- the trmB gene encoding tRNA (guanosine(46)-N7)-methyltransferase TrmB, which produces MAYGIKSYVLRAGRMSVAQRRSYETLSSGFCIPFAAAPLDFPRAFGNENPVTLEIGFGMGVATAMIAQENPDKNYLGIEVHRPGIGRLLWEIESRGLSNIRIIEYDAVDVLGKMINAASLSGIHIFFPDPWPKKRHHKRRLIVRPFTNLLAEKLRPAAYVYMVTDWADYGDWALAELSATAGLKNPYPDFAEPQSWRPQTKFERKGLEKAHEVRELFFIKEG; this is translated from the coding sequence ATGGCATACGGTATTAAAAGCTATGTTCTTCGCGCCGGGCGGATGAGTGTTGCCCAGCGCCGTTCCTACGAAACCCTGTCTTCCGGCTTCTGTATCCCCTTTGCGGCGGCCCCTTTGGATTTTCCCCGTGCCTTTGGTAATGAAAACCCCGTAACCCTTGAGATTGGTTTTGGCATGGGCGTAGCTACCGCCATGATTGCCCAGGAAAATCCGGATAAAAACTATCTTGGCATTGAGGTTCACCGTCCCGGCATAGGCAGGCTGCTCTGGGAAATCGAGAGCCGGGGCCTTTCAAACATCCGCATCATCGAATACGACGCGGTGGATGTGCTTGGGAAGATGATAAACGCCGCATCCCTTTCGGGTATTCATATTTTCTTTCCCGATCCCTGGCCTAAAAAACGCCACCATAAGCGGCGTCTTATCGTCCGCCCCTTTACCAATCTGCTTGCAGAAAAGCTGCGCCCCGCAGCGTATGTCTATATGGTTACCGACTGGGCCGATTATGGTGATTGGGCCCTGGCGGAGCTGTCCGCTACAGCGGGGCTGAAAAACCCTTACCCGGATTTTGCTGAACCTCAGAGCTGGAGGCCCCAAACCAAGTTTGAGCGGAAGGGGCTTGAGAAAGCCCATGAGGTAAGGGAATTGTTCTTTATAAAGGAAGGATAA